Proteins from a single region of Chanodichthys erythropterus isolate Z2021 chromosome 13, ASM2448905v1, whole genome shotgun sequence:
- the si:ch211-110p13.9 gene encoding uncharacterized protein si:ch211-110p13.9, whose protein sequence is MSGRLRQNTSFLHYFKFSSIIMTSGGVSLINMSYWESGKRRIRFLYLTNNNSFNVTRPSTNEDEMIPLFLGADLFSDTDVRSENQPRYHAKFAKRGLATKLVFSSDFRFQGLRLPCSSNSLWFYSVQGVFRVAFELYNKQDQLAIMESFQDLWKSRINDNNLNMTYHLGAQHVQPQNDQEAQTILANNKTCLSYQSHRHADGGEMDIFPITTVQSDVSSSTDHNYCSSTEQTNSSPSALLAEKLHSLAEKVKLLTNIEAEQLNTTTKVLDYVEYSITGRIEEERLTDAVMALFQNHFKSYSIYSSSLLKAVAGWLGQQFNAANSTISHRVEGFKAQHIEHITNLPPPEELATELFPEAMRNLLAHWMGLSDEAENWKRHSEYPILLLILEFANHNLITGVAHVLYSSLICK, encoded by the exons ATGTCAGGACGTTTGCGACAAAACACTTCATTTCTTCACTATTTTAAATTTTCCTCAATCATCATGACATCTGGAGGAGTTTCTCTCATCAATATGTCATATTGGGAGAGTGGGAAGAGGAGGATACGATTCTTATATCTTACAAACAATAACTCGTTTAATGTGACTAGACCGAGCACTAATGAG GATGAGATGATCCCTCTCTTTCTTGGAGCTGATCTGTTCTCAGACACAGACGTTCGCAGTGAAAACCAACCCAGATACCATGCCAAATTTGCTAAACGAGGATTGGCAACTAAACTGGTTTTCTCATCAG ACTTCAGATTCCAAGGGCTGCGACTTCCTTGTTCCAGCAACAGTCTGTGGTTTTATAGTGTTCAAGGGGTTTTTCGAGTGGCATTTGAACTGTATAACAAACAAGACCAGCTCGCAATCATGGAGTCGTTTCAG GATCTATGGAAATCACGAATAAATGACAACAACTTAAATATGACCTATCATCTTGGTGCCCAGCATGTTCAACCCCAAAATGATCAAGAGGCGCAAACAATTTtggcaaataataaaacatgtctATCATACCAAAGCCATCGACACGCTGACGGAGGGGAAATGGACATCTTTCCAATAACCACAGTTCAGTCAGATGTTTCATCATCTACAGACCATAACTACTGTTCCTCAACAGAGCAAACAAACTCAAGCCCGTCTGCTTTACTTGCCGAGAAACTTCACAGCCTAGCGGAAAAAGTGAAGTTACTTACAAATATTGAAGCAGAACAATTAAACACTACCACAAAGGTCTTGGACTATGTTGAATACTCTATTACCGGGAGGATTGAAGAGGAAAGACTGACGGATGCCGTGATGGCCCTGTTTCAAAATCATTTTAAGAGCTACTCCATCTACTCAAGCAGTCTGCTAAAGGCAGTGGCAGGTTGGCTTGGCCAGCAGTTCAATGCAGCCAACAGCACCATAAGCCACCGGGTTGAAGGTTTTAAGGCCCAACACATTGAACACATTACGAACTTGCCACCTCCGGAGGAGTTGGCAACTGAACTTTTCCCAGAGGCAATGCGAAACCTTCTGGCACACTGGATGGGACTGAGTGACGAGGCAGAAAACTGGAAACGACACAGCGAATACCCCATTTTATTGCTTATCCTAGAATTTGCCAATCACAATCTTATCACTGGAGTGGCCCATGTATTGTATTCCAGTCTAATATGCAAATAA